One Pseudoalteromonas sp. UG3-2 DNA window includes the following coding sequences:
- a CDS encoding pirin family protein, whose translation MSNLSTSVEQDCSVSNGCSAIKLVLTPKDKELGGFTVRRSIPVKACRSIGPWVFFDHMGPAQFTKGQGVDVRPHPHIGLATVTYLFEGEMLHRDSLGTEQVITPGAVNLMVAGRGIVHSERQREEIKAAPQRMHGLQLWLALPEHEEQCEPDFLHYPGNSIPSTLEHGVAIRVLIGSAYGITSPVKTFSETLYLEARLQAGQTLTLPETDELGVYVVKGKLTSKDTQLNEHTMAVFSHEASIQVTAQSDTILALIGGRSLGKRYMDWNFVASDKALIDKAKHDWQAGHFAKVPNDDQEFIPLPG comes from the coding sequence ATGAGTAATTTATCAACTTCTGTAGAGCAAGATTGTAGCGTGAGCAATGGTTGCAGTGCGATAAAGCTGGTGCTAACGCCAAAAGACAAAGAGCTAGGTGGCTTTACTGTGCGGCGCAGTATTCCAGTAAAAGCGTGTCGCAGCATTGGGCCGTGGGTGTTCTTTGATCACATGGGGCCTGCACAATTTACCAAAGGGCAAGGGGTAGACGTTAGGCCTCATCCACATATTGGCTTAGCCACAGTTACTTACTTATTTGAGGGGGAAATGTTGCACCGCGATTCACTGGGCACAGAGCAAGTGATCACCCCAGGTGCGGTGAATCTGATGGTGGCAGGGCGCGGCATTGTCCATTCTGAGCGGCAACGAGAAGAAATAAAAGCCGCACCACAACGTATGCATGGGCTGCAACTGTGGTTAGCACTGCCAGAGCATGAAGAACAGTGTGAACCAGACTTTCTCCACTACCCAGGCAACAGCATCCCAAGCACCTTAGAGCATGGTGTGGCCATCAGAGTATTAATAGGTTCCGCTTATGGTATTACCTCCCCAGTGAAAACCTTTTCCGAGACACTCTACCTCGAAGCTCGTCTGCAAGCAGGACAAACACTCACACTGCCAGAAACCGACGAATTAGGCGTGTACGTTGTTAAAGGAAAACTCACCAGCAAAGACACCCAACTTAACGAGCACACCATGGCCGTATTTAGCCATGAAGCAAGCATTCAAGTAACAGCACAAAGCGACACAATCTTAGCCCTTATCGGTGGCCGCTCACTAGGCAAACGCTACATGGACTGGAACTTTGTTGCCAGCGACAAAGCGTTAATCGATAAAGCCAAACACGATTGGCAAGCCGGTCACTTTGCCAAGGTGCCAAATGATGATCAAGAGTTTATTCCTTTGCCGGGGTAG